The Sinorhizobium fredii USDA 257 region AGGAACCGTCATGCCGTCGACACCTCGGTTCGCAGGCGCGCCTACACCGAAGAAGGCTGGAGCACTTTCGACGCGGCCTCCGCGCCCTTGAGCCTCGATGAGGTTCAGCGCGAGCGTGAACGCTATCGCCCCCCGGCACTTTAACGCTCGACATTGACTGCGGGCGCGGCCGGTTGCGGCTGCGCCCGTGAATTCATCTCTCCCACAGCACTTCCGGCAGCGTTCGCCTCGATGCTGCGGAACCTAGCCGAGTTCTCGGGTGTTGTCGTAGGTGTTCCTTCGCAGGAGAGAAAGCATGCCATCGGCAATGCCACCGAAGTCGAAGTCGCCGCGAACGACCCGCGCTCCCCTTGCCCTGCCGCAACTCGTCGACGAGAAGGCCGAGGCCTTCGTCGCCACGTCCATAGCCGAGCTCGTCAAATGCAAGATCCCCTTCCTGATCGCCGGCACCTTCGCCGTCAGCGCCTATACCGGCATTTCAAGGCCGACGAAGGATCTCGACGTGTTCTGCAAGGCCGGCGACTACACCCGCATCCTCAAGCATTTCAAGTCGCGCGGTTACTCGGTCGAAATCGAGGACGACCGGTGGCTCGGAAAGGTCTACAAGGGCAAGTTCTTCTTCGACGTCATCTTCGCCTCGCCGAACGGCACCATGCTCGTCAACGATGCATGGTTCGAACATGCCTTGCCGGTGGAGATCAGCGCGTCCCCGGTGTCGATCGTCGCTCCGACCGAATTGGTCTGGTCGAAATCCTTCATCCAGCTTCGCGAGCGCTACGACGGTGCCGACGTCGCCCACACGATTTTAAAGACCCACGACCGGATCGATTGGCGCCGGCTGCTCGAATATATGGAAGCGCACTGGGAGGTGCTGCTGATCCATCTCCTCAATTTCCGGTGGATCTACCCCTCTGAGCGCGACAGGGTTCCCCTGTGGCTGATGGACGAGCTGCTGAGCCGGCTGGCGGCCCAGCGGGACTTGCCGCTGCCCCAGACGAAGATTTGCCGCGGCAGGATGTACTCGCGGCGCGATTACGAGATCGACGTGACCGAATGGGGATTTGCCGACGTCGGCGGCGACCTCGAGATGCGGACAGGAAAATAGGGAGTTGTTACCATGGGCAACAAGCTGAAGGTGGCCGCGGTTGCCGACCTCCACATGAAAGAGGATGGTTCGGTCTCCTATGCGGAACTGTTTTCGGAAGTGTCGAAAGTCGCCGATGTGCTGGTGATCGCCGGCGACCTGACCGATCTCGGCAAGCCCGCCGAGGCGGAGCTTCTCGCCTCCGACCTGAAATACTGCACCGTCCCTGTGGTGGCGGTTCTCGGAAACCACGACCACCAATGCAATGCCGTCGAGGAGATCTCGTCGATCCTCATGAAGGCAGGTGTCCACCTCCTTGATGGGCAGGCGGTCGAGATCGCCGGCATCGGCTTTGCCGGCACGAAAGGATTTGTCGGCGGCTTCGGGCGTCACATGCTCGGTTCTTTCGGCGAAACAGCCCTGAAGACGATGGTTTCCGCCACCGTCGACGAAGCGATGCGCCTCGAAAACGCCCTGCGAAAAACCAGTGCCCAGCACTCCGTGGTCGTGCTCCACTACGCGCCGATCGCCGAGACCGTTGCGGGAGAGCCGGAAGAGATCTATCCCTTCCTCGGCTCCTCTCGTTTCGCCGAAACAATCGACCGGTTCCACGTCAGCGCCGTCGTCCACGGCCACGCTCACAAGGGCACTTACAAGGGCACGACGCCAGGCGGCGCGCCCGTCTTCAATGTCGCCGCCCATGTGGAGAAGCCGACTGGCCGGCCCTATGCGATCCTGGAATTCTGATCACGCCGAGGCGGGATAGCGACATCTTCCGTTCAAGGTTTCAGGACAACCTTCACGCAGCCGTCCGCCCTCTTGTTGAATGTCTGATAAAGGTTTGGCCCGTCGTCCAGGGAGCCCCGGTGGGTGATGACGAAGGAGGGATCGATCTCGCCCTTGCGGATGCGATCGAGCAGCAAGGGCAGGTAGCGCTGAACGGGTGTTTGCGCCATGCGGAAGGTCAGCCCCCGATTGATCGCCGAGCCGAAGGGTATCTTGTCGAGATAGCCGCCATAGACTCCGACGATGGAGACCGTACCGAAATTCCGGCAGCAGTGGATCGCCTGGCGCAGCACATGCGGACGATCGGTGCCGAGGTAGGTGGCGACCTTGACGCGGTCGACGAGGGAATCGAGGCTTGCCCGGCTGTCGGCCTCCGTCCCCACCGCATCGATGCAGGCATCCGCGCCGCGCCCATGGGTCATCTCCATGATGCGGTCGTAGATATCCTCCTGCATGTAGTCGAGCGTGACCGCGCCTGCCGTTTCCGCAAGCCGCAGCCGCTCGGGAACCGTATCGACGGCGATCACCCGTTCCGCCCCGAGCAGGAAGGCCGAACGGATCGCCATCTGGCCGACAGGCCCGCAGCCCCAGATGGCGATCGTGTCGCCCGGCTCGATGCCGCAGAATTCGGCAGCCATGTATCCGGTCGGAAAGATATCCGAGAGGAACAGGACCTGCTCGTCGGTGAGTTCCTCCGGTACCTTGATCGGCCCTACATCGGCGTGCGGCACACGCAGATACTCGGCCTGGCCGCCGCGGTAGCCGCCGAGAAGATGTGAATAGCCGAACAGGCCCGAGGGCGAATTGCCCCACATCTTCATCGCTTTCTCCCGGTCGGGATTGGTTCGCTCGCAGGCGGAGTAGAAGCCCCGCTGGCAGAAGAAGCACGCGCCGCAGGCGATGGTGAAGGGCACCACGACGCGCTCTCCGACCTTTAGCTTCGTCGCAGCCCTGCCGACCTCGACGACCTCGCCCATGGCCTCGTGACCAACGACGTCGCCATGCTCCATCGCCGGTATCAGCCCGTTGAAGATGTGCAGATCGGAGCCGCAGATCGCGCAGGCAGTAACCTTGATGATGGCGTCGTGCTGGTCCTCGATTATCGGATCGGGAACACTCTCGCACCGAATGTCGCCCTTGCCGTGCCAAGTCAGAGCCTTCATTGCGAGATCCCTCCACTGTTGTCGAACGCGCTCTGTGCCCGGCAAGCGAGCCTTCAGTGCCGTCGATACGAGGTGCGGGGTACGCCGCCGATCACCGCCGCGAGCGCAAGGCCAACGACGGCCGCGGCCGCAACGGCGGCGATTGGAACTCTGCGCTCCGAACGCCACCCGCCTTCGATGCCGCCGGGATTTGCAGGGGCCCTGAACAGGTTGCCGTTGCTCCTTTCGGCGCGCGGCGCTCGCCTGAGATAGGACGAGGTCAGGCGGGCCAGCAGGCGGGAGGTCGTATTGGGGGCGAGAAAATGCGCGAGCCGCGCCAGGTCGGCGACGACGCCGACGGTGACGGCGCTGCGTGGATATTGCGCCAGGCGGACGACGGCGCGGGCGGCCCGGCGCGCATCATAGACTGGAGGCGGAACGCTGAGCCTGCGGCCGGTGTAGTTCGCGCCATGCGCGACGCCGGGCGTATCCATGAAGGTTGGATAGACATCGCAGATGTGAATGTCGGGTTCATCGGCGAGTTCGGCACGCAGCGCTTCGGAAAAGCCTCGGAGGCCGAACTTGCTGGCACTGTATGCCGCCGCAAAAGGTGTCGAGGCAAAGCCGCCGAGCGAGATCATGTTGATGAAAGTGCCGTGGCCCTGCTTCAGGAAGACGGGAATGGCGGCATGCGCATCGTTGACGTGCCCGATCAGGTTCGTGCGAATGACCTGCTCGTGAGCCTCGATCGGCGTTTCCTGGAAGCGGCCGACCGCGCCGACGCCGACATTGCTGAACCAGACGTCGATTTTGCCGAAGCTCAAGGCCTTTCTTGCCAGGTCCCTGACCGCATCCGCATCGGTGACATCGGTCGGCACGACCAGCACAGCCGCCCCGAGATCACGGCAGGTGCGCGCCACCTTTTGCAGCGCCACCGCGTCGCGCGCGGCCAGCACGAGTCTCGAACCTTGCCGGGCAAATTCCTCCGCCGTCGCCTGTCCGACTCCGGACGAGGCTCCGGTAATCACCACCACCGCATCTTTCAACGCTTTCCGCATCGCGCGTCTTCCTCTGGAACGACATCGCCGTGCGTCTTTGAAAACACAAAGGCCGCTTCAGCACATTGATGCGCCGATGGAACCACCTGCGGCCGATAATGTTCCGCTGCCAATGCGGGCTTCGCCGAGGAAATCGATCCGGCGGCGCATCCGGCATGGAACCCGACCCGCATGGCAGGGCGTTAGTCTGCGATCGAAATTTCACCGCCTGAAGGAAGACCCCGTCCATGCCGCTGCAAGTCAGTTCCAATTCGGCCCGCCATGCGGCGGCGATGCGTGATCGATCCGGCGCCGGGCGCAGCCGCAATGGGCGCGATGTAGCGGCAGGCGAAGGTCCCGCGAAGGAAAGCGGGCTCGTCTATGTCAGCGATTCGGTGCCGGGCATCAGGCGGCAACGCTCCGGCAAGGGGTTCGTCTACCGGCTGCCGGACGGCTCGATCCTGACCGACCCCGTCGTGAAGGCCCGTATCGCATCGCTGGGCCTGCCGCCGGCCTACGAGAACGTGTGGATTTGCCTGGACGAGAACGGGCACCTGCAGGCGACCGGCTATGACGCGCGCGGTCGAAAGCAATACCGCTATCACACGGAATGGCAGGTGCAGCGGAGCGGCGACAAGTTCGCTCAGCTCCTTCTCTTCGGCAAGGCGCTGCCGAGGATCCGGCGCACGACCCGCCGCCACATGGAAGGAGGAGCCGGCGACGCACGGACGGTGCTCGCCGCTCTGGTCGCCTTGCTCGACGAAGCGCATCTGCGAACCGGAAGTCCCGCCTATGTCGAGGCGAATTCGACCTATGGCGCGACGACGCTGTTGAAACGCCATTTGCGGCTCCTCGACGGTTACATAGAGCTGCGGTTTATCGCCAAGGGAGGCAAACGCGTGCAGCGGCGGCTGCGGCGCCCGAAACTGCAGCGCCTGCTCGAGAACATCGCCGACCTGCCGGGACGGCAGCTCTTCGTGTGGAGGGACGACAACGATGTCCTGCGCCCGGTCGACTCGGGGCGTCTCAACCGCTATCTGGCGGAGATTGCCGGCTTCTCGGTTTCGGCCAAGACGTTCCGGACTTGGGCGGGCAGCGTTGCCGCCTTCACGGCAGCACGCGAAGCACTGGAGAGAGGCGAGCGCCCGACCGTCAAAACGATGTGCGAGGCGGCTGCCGCGGCTCTCTGCAACACGCCGGCTATCTGCCGCAAAAGCTACATCCATCCGTATGTCATCGCTCTCGCGGATACCGGCTCTGCTGTCTCCGCCAAACAGCTGCGCCGCCGCGGACGCGCAAACCCTGAGCTACGGGTGGAGGAAGCGCGCATGCTCAATTTTCTTGTGCGCGCCGCACGTTCGGAGACCAAGGCAGCGGCCACGATGAACGGAATAACGGCGGGACCGAGCCCCGCCGTTATCTGATCAGAGATTTTGATTGCTTCCGCCCGGGTTCCAGCCGGACGTTCCCCCGGACGAACCGGCGCCTCGAAGGCGAATATTGTTCTGGACGTGGCTAACGCCGGAGACGTTTTCCGCCAGGTCCTCGGCGCGGCGTTTCGCCCATTTGGTCTCGACGAAACCGCTGAGCTGAACCTCGCCACTTGTGACCGAGACCTCGATGTCGGAAGCGTCGAGTGCCCCGTCATCGCTCAGACGGTCGCTGACATCTTCCTGGATGCGGCTGTCGGAGCGGGTATAGCCCTTCGGCCCTTTGCCACGATGCTGATCCATTTGGCGCCGGCGCTCGGCATCTTCGTCACCGAACCATGAGGCTACCTCGTCGCCGGCCCGTTCGAAGAAGCCTCGCTCCTCGTCCCAGTCCCGGCTGGACCGCGGAGAGGACGGCCGCCCCCGATAGCCGTAGTCGGAACCATAACCGCCATAACCACGCTCCCAGCTCGAACGCCCGTAGTCCTCACCCATCCTGCCATAGGGACCGGCACTGGATTCCGCATCCGGGAAATACTCGGAATTCTCGTAATCGGCGCCGCGCGGTTCGACCGTCTCCGCAAAGCGCCGCCGGGCGCCTCTCTCATCGCCGTACCAATCCCTGCCGGATTCGCGCGAGCGCCAATAGGGATCGTCTCGCCTCCAATCTTTTCTCCTGGGCATCTGTTGCTCCTTTCCTTTCGATTCCTTGACGACTTCGACGATTCAAACCACCGAACAGCGTCTCGGTTCCGGTGCGCGGCACGCATCGGCCAAGCGCCCCAGCCGAGCGGCGCGGGCTCAGTCGTCCTTTGTCTTGAGGGCGTCCGAGGGTTTGCCTCGGTGCGGGTCCTTCAGGTTTTCGCCGGCCGCATCCCGGTCATGCTCCGGGTCATCCTTCGCCGGCAAATAGCCTCTTGGCCGCGTCTCCTTCGGCCCTTCCCACCGCGGCGATTGCTCCGTGGTGCCGGGCGCTCCATTTTTTGGGGTCTTCATGATCTTTCTCCTGTGCAGCCCGCTGTGTCACTCCTGGTCTTTCATTGTCGGAAGCGGGAAGCGCTGGTCTTCGTCCTCGAGGTCGGACTCGACGACATAATCGTCCCTTTTCCTGCGCATTGCCTCGCGCGCGGCCCGCTTTTGGATGAGTTCGTCCGGCTCCAGCGGCTGCGTGCCGGCTTCCGGATGCAGGTCGCTGTCGGTCTTGACGGGCTCACTGGAACCGGTCCTGACGTCCGGGACGCGCTTGGATTTGTTTTCGACTTTTCCCATTTCGCCCTCCTCGGGGTTGCCGCTTGGTCAACGCCAGCCCGGAGGCGAAGTTCCATCGTGGGCCGCGCCAACGAGGCTCTCGGCCTCGGAACAAAGCCCGGCGAGCCCGAGTTAGGAATCGCGCCCGTTATCGACGACTGGCCGAACAATCATTCGCGCCGAAATCCAAGAAGGAGGCCTGGACCATGGAGAGTTACCCGCGCCCGCCGTTCAAGCGTCAGAGCCAGCCGATGCCTGGAACCACGGACCGTATGGACCCCCTGCCGGACCACGGGGAGAAAACCTACCAGGGGTCGGGCCGGTTGCAGGGTAAGAAAGCCATCATCACCGGCGGAGACAGCGGCATTGGCCGAGCTGTGGCAATCGCCTACGCACGAGAGGGCGCCGATGTCCTTATCTCTTACCTGAACGAGCACGAGGACGCGAAATCGACCAAGACGCTTGTCGAAGAGGCGGGACGCAAGGGCGTCCTCGTCGCCGGCGATATCCAGACATCGGACCATTGCAAGCGAATTGTCGAGACGGCGCTCAACGAACTCGGCGGTATCGACATCCTTGTCAACAACGCCGCGCACCAGGCCTCCTTTCCGGATATCGCAGACATCTCCGACGAGGAATGGGAACTGACCTTCCGCGTGAACATTCATGCGATGTTCTATCTCACCCGCGCAGCGGTCCCGCATATGAAACCGGGCAGTTCGATCATCAACACCGCCTCGATCAATGCGGATGTCCCGAACCCGATCCTGCTGGCCTATGCGACCACCAAGGGTGCGATCCAGAATTTCACCGCCGGCCTGGCGCAAATGCTTGCCGACAAGGGCATACGCGCCAATGCGGTGGCGCCGGGCCCGATCTGGACACCGCTGATCCCCTCCACCCTTCCCGAGGATTCGGTCATGAATTTCGGCAAGCAGGTGCCGATGAAGCGGCCCGGGCAACCGGTGGAACTCGCCTCGGCCTATGTCATGCTGGCGGATCCGCTGTCGAGCTACGTCTCGGGCGCGACAATCGCCGTCACCGGCGGCAAGCCGATACTGTAGCCGCACCCGTTGCCGTCAGCGGCAATGCCATGTCTCGCGGGCATGGGAACATTGGCAGCGTTTCGTGGTTGTCGGCCCGAGCGACGCCCGTGCTGGCGGTTGCGGCGTTTCAGGAGGGTCCGTGATGATCGATTTTTCCCATGCCCGCGAAAGAATGATCCTATCCCACCTCTCCCGCCGCGGCATCCGGGACCCCGATGTTCTCGAAGCGATGCGCATCGTTCCGCGCGAGGCCTTTGTCGACCCCGGCTTCGAAGAGTTTGCCTATGAGGATTCGGCACTGGCGATCGGCCACGGCCAGACCATTTCGCAGCCGTTCATCGTCGCGCTGATGACCGAGCAGGCCGAGGTCCAGCCGGGCGATACGGTCCTCGAGATCGGAACGGGATCCGGCTATGCGGCGGCTGTGTTGAGCCGCATCGCCGCTCACGTCTACACCATAGAGCGCCACGCCGGCTTGGCCGAGGCGGCCCAAGGGCGCTTCGCCAAGCTCGGCTACGACAATATTTCCGTACGCGTCGGGGACGGCACGACGGGTTGGCCGGACGCCGGGCCGTTCGACGCCGTCCTCGTGGCAGCGGGCGGTCCGGACGTACCGCAGGCTCTCAAGGAGCAGTTGGATCTCGGCGGCCATGTGGTCATTCCGGTCGGCCCACGCGACGAGCAGCGCCTGATGAAGATCACCCGCGTCAACGCCACCACATTCGAGCAACAGGACCTCGGCGGCGTCAGGTTCGTGCCGCTCATCGGCGAGCAGGGCTGGAAGGAAGCGGGGACAGAACTGCGCGCCAAA contains the following coding sequences:
- a CDS encoding DNA topoisomerase IB; the encoded protein is MPLQVSSNSARHAAAMRDRSGAGRSRNGRDVAAGEGPAKESGLVYVSDSVPGIRRQRSGKGFVYRLPDGSILTDPVVKARIASLGLPPAYENVWICLDENGHLQATGYDARGRKQYRYHTEWQVQRSGDKFAQLLLFGKALPRIRRTTRRHMEGGAGDARTVLAALVALLDEAHLRTGSPAYVEANSTYGATTLLKRHLRLLDGYIELRFIAKGGKRVQRRLRRPKLQRLLENIADLPGRQLFVWRDDNDVLRPVDSGRLNRYLAEIAGFSVSAKTFRTWAGSVAAFTAAREALERGERPTVKTMCEAAAAALCNTPAICRKSYIHPYVIALADTGSAVSAKQLRRRGRANPELRVEEARMLNFLVRAARSETKAAATMNGITAGPSPAVI
- a CDS encoding metallophosphoesterase family protein, with amino-acid sequence MGNKLKVAAVADLHMKEDGSVSYAELFSEVSKVADVLVIAGDLTDLGKPAEAELLASDLKYCTVPVVAVLGNHDHQCNAVEEISSILMKAGVHLLDGQAVEIAGIGFAGTKGFVGGFGRHMLGSFGETALKTMVSATVDEAMRLENALRKTSAQHSVVVLHYAPIAETVAGEPEEIYPFLGSSRFAETIDRFHVSAVVHGHAHKGTYKGTTPGGAPVFNVAAHVEKPTGRPYAILEF
- a CDS encoding BON domain-containing protein, which encodes MPRRKDWRRDDPYWRSRESGRDWYGDERGARRRFAETVEPRGADYENSEYFPDAESSAGPYGRMGEDYGRSSWERGYGGYGSDYGYRGRPSSPRSSRDWDEERGFFERAGDEVASWFGDEDAERRRQMDQHRGKGPKGYTRSDSRIQEDVSDRLSDDGALDASDIEVSVTSGEVQLSGFVETKWAKRRAEDLAENVSGVSHVQNNIRLRGAGSSGGTSGWNPGGSNQNL
- a CDS encoding SDR family oxidoreductase, which encodes MESYPRPPFKRQSQPMPGTTDRMDPLPDHGEKTYQGSGRLQGKKAIITGGDSGIGRAVAIAYAREGADVLISYLNEHEDAKSTKTLVEEAGRKGVLVAGDIQTSDHCKRIVETALNELGGIDILVNNAAHQASFPDIADISDEEWELTFRVNIHAMFYLTRAAVPHMKPGSSIINTASINADVPNPILLAYATTKGAIQNFTAGLAQMLADKGIRANAVAPGPIWTPLIPSTLPEDSVMNFGKQVPMKRPGQPVELASAYVMLADPLSSYVSGATIAVTGGKPIL
- a CDS encoding SDR family oxidoreductase, translating into MRKALKDAVVVITGASSGVGQATAEEFARQGSRLVLAARDAVALQKVARTCRDLGAAVLVVPTDVTDADAVRDLARKALSFGKIDVWFSNVGVGAVGRFQETPIEAHEQVIRTNLIGHVNDAHAAIPVFLKQGHGTFINMISLGGFASTPFAAAYSASKFGLRGFSEALRAELADEPDIHICDVYPTFMDTPGVAHGANYTGRRLSVPPPVYDARRAARAVVRLAQYPRSAVTVGVVADLARLAHFLAPNTTSRLLARLTSSYLRRAPRAERSNGNLFRAPANPGGIEGGWRSERRVPIAAVAAAAVVGLALAAVIGGVPRTSYRRH
- a CDS encoding zinc-dependent alcohol dehydrogenase, giving the protein MKALTWHGKGDIRCESVPDPIIEDQHDAIIKVTACAICGSDLHIFNGLIPAMEHGDVVGHEAMGEVVEVGRAATKLKVGERVVVPFTIACGACFFCQRGFYSACERTNPDREKAMKMWGNSPSGLFGYSHLLGGYRGGQAEYLRVPHADVGPIKVPEELTDEQVLFLSDIFPTGYMAAEFCGIEPGDTIAIWGCGPVGQMAIRSAFLLGAERVIAVDTVPERLRLAETAGAVTLDYMQEDIYDRIMEMTHGRGADACIDAVGTEADSRASLDSLVDRVKVATYLGTDRPHVLRQAIHCCRNFGTVSIVGVYGGYLDKIPFGSAINRGLTFRMAQTPVQRYLPLLLDRIRKGEIDPSFVITHRGSLDDGPNLYQTFNKRADGCVKVVLKP